gtggAACGCTCGGACCACGCACGCGTCAatacgccgcgcgccaccgGCGACCACGGCACGAGGCCAACGCCAGTGGCCTGACAGTAGGGGATCATTTCGCGCTCTTCTTCGCGGTACAGCAGGTTGTAGTAGTTCTGCATCGAAATAAACTTGTGCCATCCATGTTTATCGGCAATGTTTTGCAGCTGCTGGAACTCCCATGCAGCCATCGAACTGGCTCCAATGTAGCGGACCCAGCCTTTCTCAATTACGTCGTTCAATGCGCGCATAATTTCTTCTTTGGGAGTTTCGCGATCGAGACGGTGGATTTGGAGCACGTCGATGTACGTTCCAAGGCGTTCGACACtggcctcgacggcgtcaAAGATGTGCTTTCGCGAGAGGCCCACACGGTTCACCATCGGGCCATCGTTCGACGTCATCTGCGCGATGGGAGGGAACGAACCGTCATCGGACACGCCAAAGTAGCACTTGGACAGAATCACCACACGGTTGCGGGGAATGTTGTACTTCTTCAGCGCTTTGCCAACAATCTCTTCCGACTTGCCCATGCTGTACACATCAGCCGTGTCCCAGGTGTTGATGCCTTTCTGGTAGGCGTATTCCAGGAGGGGCAGCGATTCTTCTTCATTCAGCACCCAGTCCTGCCACTCGGGTGTGCCATACGACATGCACCCAAGGATAATCTTGGACACCTTTAGGCCAGAGTTTCCGAGACTAGTGTCAGCGCCGGCCACCTACTTTGCGTACTCCATCGTGGTTGGTCGGTCAGGGGTGGATGGGCAATTAACTTTTTGGGGGATTATGCACGGACCGGCTTTTTTAAGCAACATTGTG
This sequence is a window from Malassezia japonica chromosome 5, complete sequence. Protein-coding genes within it:
- a CDS encoding versiconal hemiacetal acetate reductase (EggNog:ENOG503NVMZ; COG:C), yielding MEYANLGNSGLKVSKIILGCMSYGTPEWQDWVLNEEESLPLLEYAYQKGINTWDTADVYSMGKSEEIVGKALKKYNIPRNRVVILSKCYFGVSDDGSFPPIAQMTSNDGPMVNRVGLSRKHIFDAVEASVERLGTYIDVLQIHRLDRETPKEEIMRALNDVIEKGWVRYIGASSMAAWEFQQLQNIADKHGWHKFISMQNYYNLLYREEEREMIPYCQATGVGLVPWSPVARGVLTRAWSERSTTREQSDAMLKNMIRSRESEVDKQIVNRVEEVAAKKGVPMAQVAIAWSLSKQGVYPIMGLSKKERIDQAIDAVKVKLSDEEIAYLEAPYQPKVVQGY